From the Chloroherpetonaceae bacterium genome, the window TTTGGCAATTTCTTCATCACTTAGCCCTGCATCTTTCATCACTTCAGTGATAATGACGCTATCGAGCTTACCTGCAAAGTCATGTGTGCGTGCTGCGCCTTCCGTGCCATAGACGCGACGCAGCGACTCAATCAGTGCGTTGCGGCTAATCCCCTCGACTTTCAGGAGCGTACCATCAATGTCAAACAAGACCAGTTTTGGTTTCATCAGGCGATTTGGTTGCGTCGTCAGAAAAGTGAAAAAATAGCGAAAACAACGATAACGAGGAGAAGTAACCTAATTAGCCTCGCTGGCAGCATGGATTCCGCCAGCGTTTCGTTTCAACTTATTCGCATTTAGCGCTGAAAGAAGTTGAGTTCCTCCAAGCGGCGAATCATAGCGGCTCTGGGCGCTTGAAAGGAAATTGCGAAGTCTTTCGGGTTAATCGTTCTGGCTAAGTAGTAAATTTTCACTCGGCGTGCGGTGCTCGCTTCTAAGGCAGCGTATTGCCATGCTATGGCTTCAATGCGTTTTGGTAAAAGCCGTTGCAGACTATCCGCTGCTGCTAACTCAAACTCCTCAAATGTTACCTTGAGCACTGGGCGACTCAGGCTGTCAAGGCGCACCCAAGCGTAAATTTGCTGCGAAAGGCTATCCAGCTCTATCACTTCCTTTTCCGCACCGACTTGAAAGACATACAGAATGCGTCCATTTTGAGCGTGCAGGCTTTGAAGAGAATCCAGCGGACTGCTAAGGTGTGCAATGCCTAAAAATGCATCACTGGCTTGTGCAAAACTTGCGGCAAAACCAACAGCCCGGCGAATGTTCTCTGGCTTATTTTGACCAACCAGAAGTAGATTCTGCAGTGGCACATACACAAATACGCTATCCTCTCGCAAGAACGATTCTGCTGCCACTATACCTAAGAAAATGGTGCCGACGATATACATTGCTTCATTGCGCTTGATTTTTACAAGGCAGCTTAGCGTTTGACGGATTTCAGGTGCGTCAATTTCTACATTAGCGTAGCCTTCAAGCGTCTGAATGCTCTGGTAGCCTGACGCAGCCTTTTGGAGAGGCACTAAGTAGCGCTCATCTATAGCTTGGGACTGCACGGGTGTGTTGGGAAAACTGGGCTTCTCTACTTTTGTAGTGCGGCAACTCATACTTAGCCCAGCTAAGAGCATAACCATTGCAGCAAGGTAGTGGGGCATTTGCGGGCGTGGCATCGCGGTGGTCTCTCCTATTTTTCTACAATTACGCTTAGGTCGTGGGTTGGCGAAATTTGGCACGCTAACCGTTCATTATCTTTCAGCAGGCCTTGTGAGAGAAACTCTTTTTCAGCGCGTGTCAGCTTTCCCAGTTTTTCGGCTCCTGCGACAACCTGCACTCGGCATGTGGTGCACAGTCCCAAGCCGCCACAGGCGCCTCCGATGCTCAATCCCTCGTCTAAGGCCAAATCTTGCAGTGTTCTTCCAGTCGGGTTATCAGTTGTTATCCGCACGATTTCTTCTTTCTCTGCACCATATCGCACGGTGATGCAAATTTCGGCCATCTCCAGCTTCACCTGCTGCTTTGCAGTTCTTGGTAGAGTGCATTGACGCTGCGCTGCACAAAAGTGTTGGCAATTTCCTGCATTCGATTCTTCATCTGGCTACACATGAAGGCTTGTCCCATCAACGCCCCTAATGGATGAAGTTCTGAGCCAGAATGGCGGCGCAGCTTAATGTGGAGGTTCATTTTCACCAGCGTGTGTGGTTCATCGCCTTCATTCTGAGGCACTGATTCAAACGAGAGTGAACACGCCATCCAATTATGTGCTTCGTCATCGGGCGTATGATGCGTGAAGACTTCCCCATTCTTGCAAAATTCCGTCGGAATCGTGATGTGCAAAGTAGGGGCAAGCGGCATCTCTACATCATAATGCCACTCGTAGAGCGGTTGCCCTGCTTGGCTTTTGCCAATGAGCTTGACGGCTCGCACCGATGGCATATACTTTTCAAAGGTCTGCGGCTGCGACAGAAATTGCATTAGCGGCTTTTTTTCAATCGGGACATCATAGACGGTGCAGACTTGTGCATCAATGCAAAAGTTCGCAGTGCTCATTTTTTGCCCGGTTTGGTTGAGCAAATATACAAACGCATAGATTATCGCTATCGCCACTGCTTGGACAACTCTTTCGCTGATACCAGATCTTTCCGAATTGACACCGTCCCCTTCCACCGACAAGGCACAGAAGGTAAGTTTTACCACGCCTCACCGCTGCTTGCATCGCTCAATCTGGGTGAATTTGTATCTTTGGGTTTAATTACTTTTCCAAAGAACTATGCAAGCAGAGACGCTTTCAAGACCGGTTGTATCTATTTCGCATCTTGGTGAGCACCTTGGTGAAGTGGTAGTCATCAAGGGGTGGCTCTATAACATTCGTTCTTCAGGCAAGCTGATGTTTCCTGAAATCCGAGATGGTTCAGGCATCGTGCAAGGCGTTGTGTCTAAGAAAGATGTCAGCGAGCAAGTCTGGGAAACGTGTGAGCGACTGACGCAAGAAAGTTCAATTATCGTCACAGGGGAGGTCAGCCGCCATCCGAAGTTGCCCGATACCTACGAGCTACAAATCCGCGACCTTGAGCTGGTGCATCTGGCTCAAGGTTACCCCATTACACCTAAGGAACACGGCATAGAGTTTCTCTCTGACCACCGCCATCTTTGGCTGCGCTCTCGCCGCCAGTGGGCAATTATGCGCGTGCGCCACGAGGTCATTAACGCTATTCGTGACTTTTTCAATGCACGTGAGTTCATTTTGGTTGACTCACCCATCATTACACCCAACGCAGTTGAAGGCACCACAACGCTTTTTGAACTGGACTACTTCGACTTGGGCAAAGCCTATCTGACACAGTCAGGGCAACTTTATGCTGAAGCCTCTGCAATGGCGTTTGGCAAAGTCTATACATTTGGTCCCACATTTCGCGCTGAAAAATCAAAGACCCGCCGCCACCTTACAGAGTTCTGGATGGTAGAGCCTGAAATGGCTTACTATGACCTTGAAATGAATATGAACTTAGCAGAAGAGCTTGTGGAATATGTGGTGCAGCGCACGCTTGAGCGGCGCAAAGAGGAACTCAAACTCTTGGAGCGTGACCTCAGCAAATTGGAAAAAGTTACGCGCCCATTTTACCGCCTCTCTTACACCGACGCCGTAAAGTGGCTCAATGAACACAATGTCAAGCTCATCAAAAAGCAAGAGGACGGCAGTGAGCTCCGTATTGACTTTCCTTGGGGTGAAGACTTTGGTGCTCCGCAGGAAGAGGCGATTATGCAACAGTTCGATAAGCCCTGCATTATCCACCGCTATCCTGCTGCTGTCAAAGCCTTCTATATGAAGCGCGACCCTGAAAACCCAGAGTTGGCGCTCGCAATGGATATGCTGGCTCCCGAAGGCGCTGGCGAAATCATCGGCGGCTCACAGCGCGAAGATGACTACGAAACGCTCGTCCAGCGCATCAAAGAACATAACCTGCCGATGCAGCCTTTTGAGTGGTATTTGGATTTACGCCGCTACGGCAGTGTGCCTCACTCGGGCTTTGGCATGGGCTTAGAGCGCGTGGTTAAGTGGATTTGCGGTCTTGAGCACATTCGCGAAACTTCACCTTATCCAAGAATGATCTACCGCAATACACCCTAACTTGAACGCTGCTTGCCGAGGTCATCAAGCGAGTTCTGTGGTGTGTCGGTCTCTTCCACAGGTAGGCAGTGCAACATCTGCCGCCCTGCTTGTGGGTTTAAGTAACTTTTTTCATGCATTGATTTCTTCTTTCTTGTAAAAGCCGTCCGATTCGGCTATGTTTAGGCACAAATTCAATGGTTATGCGCCTTGTTGCATTTGCTTGCATAGTCGGCAGTGTGATTTTTTGCCTCAGCGCACTTGCATATTCACAAAAAAACCCTGTCAGTTCTATGTCGTCTGTCGAACAGAAGCTTGCTTCAATGGGCATTACCTTGCCCCCTGTTACCAAGCCACTTGCGGCTTACACGCCCGCTGTGCAATCGGGCAATATGGTCTATGTATCGGGTCAATTGCCGCTTGTAAATGGCGAATTGGTTCGCCCCGGTGGCAAAGGCAAAGTTGGCGCTATCGTCAGCAAGGAAGATGCCAAAGCAGCGGCACGGATATGTGCTATTAATTCTCTTGCCGCACTTAAATCACTCATTGGTGATTTGGATAGAGTGGTGCGCGTGGTCAAACTGACTGTGTTCGTTGCAAGCGAGTCGGGCTTTACGGAGCAACCTTTCGTTGGGAATGGCGCTTCCGAATTCTTCAAAGAAGTGTTTGGTGAGAAAGGCGAACATGCCCGTAGCGCCGTCGGCGTCGCCGAGTTACCCTTGGGCGCAAGTGTGGAAGTGGAAGCCATCTATGAAGTGCGTTAGTGATTGCTGCTGCTTTTGTTCTTTGCATTTATTGCAGTTCATAGCCCGCAGCCTGCCGTGTTGCAGCTTTCAGCCATAGCGCTCCGTGATGGGGGAATTTCTAAGGGCTTGACGCAGTTTCTTGGTTCTAATCCTTATTTTCAACCTTAACGATTGCACTATGAAGACATCAGTTGCATCATCTCGCTCTAAGAAAAGTGCGGCAAAGGTCGTGGCATCGACGCCTACTTCATCGAACCCGCCATCGATTGCACAGGTCGAGGAAATTTTCCGTGAGTTCTTGCGCAAGAAAGGCTATCGCGTCACACCTGAGCGCAGTGCGATTTTGCGCGAAATCTACGCCGACCCTGGACACTTCGATGCCGATGAGCTTTTTATCAAGCTCAAGCAGAAAAAGTATGCCATCTCGCGCGCCACAGTCTACAACACGCTGGATTTGCTCGTGGAGTGCAACCTTGTGAGTCAGAATAGTTTTGGGCACAAGCACCTGCATTACGAGCGCACCTACGGCTATGAACATCACGACCACATTATTTGCAATCAATGCGGTGAAGTCTTCGAGTTCACCTGTCCGCAGATCGAGGCACAGCAGGAAGCCGTCTGCCGTCAGTTTGGCTTTGAAATCAAGCAACATACGCTTCAGATTTTTGCCGACTGCACCAAGCCTGACTGCGAGCGCAAGAAGCGTGCCACGTTTGGAGCATCGAACTAATCCACTGGCACAGCTCATTGCTCTGTCTGTCTGCCTTTGTTTTTTCTTCTTTACACATCTCTTTCCACTTTTTGCACAGTCTACTCAGCCAACTGGGTTTGGCACGCTGCGTGGCACTGTTTTCGAAAGCCGCGTTACGCTCGAGCAAGTTTCGCAGTCAGACTCGCTCGGACATCTTACGACCACAACGATTCGCAAGCGCACTGCACTGCCCGTCATTGGCGCACGTGTCGCTTTGCGGGGCACTTCCTACGGCGCAATTACCGACACGGCTGGCTTCTACCAAATTAAGGGTATCCCACGTGGCACTTACGATATCATCTACTCCGCACAAGGCTATAAGACCTTCGTCTTCAAGTCTATTACCATTAAGAGCGATACCATTACGGAGATTGACATGGCACTTTCGCCTATTGTCTCCGAAGCGAGCGAAATCACCGTTACGGCTGACCGCTATGAGCGAAAACTGCAAGAACTGTCACTTTCAGTCTCCATCCTGAAACCTGATTTCATTGTAGAGCGCAATAGCAATACGCTGGACGAGGCGCTGCGCTATGTTTCTGGCGTTAGTTTTACCAACCAGACGCCCAACATTCGTGCTTCCAGTGGCGTTAGCTTCGGCGTGGGCAATCGCGTGCAACTTCTGCTCGATAATGTGCCCTTTCTTGCTCCCGATGATGGCTCCGCACGTTGGGACGCTTTTCCTGTAGATTTTATTGAGCGTGTTGAAGTCATTAAAGGGGCTTCATCGGCGCTCTATGGCTCGGCTGGACTGGGGGGCACAATTAACATTGTCACCAGAAATGACTTTCAAAACCGCACTTCGCTGCTCACTTATGTGGGTCTCTTTGATAAGCCGGCTTTTGAGATTTGGCAATGGTCGGAGCGAGCGCGCTGGCAATCGGGCTTTGAGCTGTCGCATGCACAAAATTTCGGCAAGTTTTGCATCTATGGCTCTCTTACACGGCGCGTCAGCGATAGCTACCGTGAAAATGCGGATTTTCGCCGCTGGCGACTCTTTACCAAAGCAACCTATCAATTCTCTGATGCCGCCTCACTTTCACTGGTTGGCACCTTTGCTGAAGAACAGCGCGGCAATGGTTTTTTCTGGCGCAATATTGATGCTGCGTTGCTCGACGGCTCACCTACGAAACCTCGCATTGCTTCAGACAATCTCATTTTTGCGCCAACACTTAACCTGAAACTATCCAGTCTGGCTTCTCTCATCGTGCGCAATCGCTTCTACCGCTCCCGCTTTGAAGATACCGATGGTCTCACTTCGCTTTCCTCTCAGCTTGGCACAGACGCACAGCTTTTGATAGATTTTGGTAAAGGGTTCATTGTTACAGGCGGTGTGGAGGGCTTCCTTACCGATGTGCGCTCAAACCTTTATGGCAATCATTCGGCTGTTGGTGCTGCGATTTACTTGCAGAGTGACCTTCCGCTGTTCAAGAGCCTAATTGCCAGCTTCGGGGTGCGTGCCGATGGACTTTCCGTGAATAGAGAGTCGCTCATCGGACGCTTCAATCCGCGTTTTGGACTGAATTGGACGCTTGGTCAGCATCACACCCTACGAGGCAATTTTGGCACAGCGTTTCGCAATCCTACGATTAGCGAGCGCTTTGTCGCAACACAGACTGGTTTTATTCAAGTGCAGCCTAATCCCAGCCTGCGTCCCGAAAGCAGTATGAGCTTCGAGCTTGGCTATCTTTTTAGCTACAGCCTTCCAGTTGAACTTTTCCGCAATTTTGCCCTTACGAATGTCTCGCTTGATGTGGCTGCTTTTTCAAATGTGTATGACAATTTGATTGAGGTACGTCCAACGCCTGCTGGCTTTTTTTCTTTCCAGAATATTACCGCTGCCAATGTTTTAGGCTACGAAATTTCCTCCACATTTGCCTTCAACCAGCGGCTTTTGCTTCTTACGCTTTCCTACACGCATACCAATCCGATTGACTACACCGACGCAGCAAATGTTCGCTGGCTGCGATACCGCCACCGCCGACTGTTTTATGTCAATGCAGAAGCAAATGTTGGCTTTCTTACGCTTGAATGGAACTACCGCTTTCTCAGTCGCTTTGACACAATCGACCCTGAACTGATGCTTATCGTGCCTGACGGCAATCGCTTGGTCGATGCGCATATCTCAGATGCACGGCTTGGCACTCGATTTGCTTTCGGCACAGTTGGTTTTGTCGTCAATTTGATGGTGCGAAATCTATTTAACTACAACTATGTAGAGCAGCCGGGCAGCCTTGCGCCGATTCGCCATTTCATTTTGCAAGTGCGCGCCAGTGTGTAGCGCCGAAACGTCTCACTTTCTTCTTTCGTTAGGCTCGGAAACTGTGCACTATGCAAGTGTTCGTTCTCATTTCTCTGCTTTTCGCTTCCTTTGTGCTATACAGTGAAGCTCAAACTAAACCTGAGAATGCGCTCACCATGTCGCAAGTTACAAATGGGCAAACGGAGGTTATGACGGTTGGTGGCGGTTGTTTTTGGTGCGTAGAAGCCGTCTTCCAGCGAGTAGAAGGTGTCTTGAAGGTAGAGTCGGGCTACGCAGGTGGCACGGTGCCTAATCCAACCTATCAGCAGGTCTGCACCGGCACCACTGGACACGCAGAGGTCGTGCAAGTAACATTTGACCCAAAGAAAATTTCCTACAAAGAACTTTTAGAAATTTTTTTCCGCACTCATGACCCTACTACGCCTAATCGCCAAGGCAATGATGTAGGGCCTCAATACCGCTCCATTATTCTCTACCACAGTGAGGCGCAGCGCCAGATTGCTGAAGAGGTCATCCGTGAAACCAATGCTGCAAAAATTTGGCGAGACCCCATCGTCACAGAAGTGGTGCCTTTCACGGTTTTCTACAAAGCCGAAGCTTATCATCAAAATTACTACAACCAAAACCGCCTGCGTAATCCATACTGCATTTTTGTTATTGACCCGAAGGTAGAAAAACTGCGAAAGGAGTATAAAGCCAAGCTAAAAAAAGAATACGCCAAAGATTGAAGTTAGCTGCGTGATAGTTGCGTTTTGCAAGCTTGCGGGGACACGTTTTTGTGAGCGAGCAATAGGTTTGAACCATGTGCAACCTAATGCCCCAGGTAAATCGATTGGTCTGGAATAAACACCGTCACATCGCCATAGATGCGGCACTGGCACCCTAAGCGCGATTTGAGCGTCAGTCCGACTGCTTCATCGAGTTGCTCTTCTTCTTCTTCGCTCATCTCAGGTAAATTTTCCATTCCCTTCTCAATAATCACATGGCAAGTTGAGCAAGCACACGCGCCCCCGCAGTTGTGCTGCAGGCGAATCGCATTTTCCATACAGGCTTCCAGAATAGTCGTGCCTTCATCTACCTCTACTACACGCTCTACACCGGGCTGATTGTAAAAGTGGAAGGTTACCTTGTGGCGTGGCGTAGTTACCGCCTCAGGCTTCCCCAATGTGCTTGTTTGACTTGCACTCATTGCTGTCACTTATTTGTTGTTGTATCAGTGAGAACGCATTTAGAGGTCACTTCATTTCGGGCTTTTGGTTGTGCTCGGTTTAGCACTTACCTTTGCGCCCAGCTACTTTGGTCGGCTTCGGA encodes:
- a CDS encoding DUF4292 domain-containing protein translates to MPRPQMPHYLAAMVMLLAGLSMSCRTTKVEKPSFPNTPVQSQAIDERYLVPLQKAASGYQSIQTLEGYANVEIDAPEIRQTLSCLVKIKRNEAMYIVGTIFLGIVAAESFLREDSVFVYVPLQNLLLVGQNKPENIRRAVGFAASFAQASDAFLGIAHLSSPLDSLQSLHAQNGRILYVFQVGAEKEVIELDSLSQQIYAWVRLDSLSRPVLKVTFEEFELAAADSLQRLLPKRIEAIAWQYAALEASTARRVKIYYLARTINPKDFAISFQAPRAAMIRRLEELNFFQR
- a CDS encoding (2Fe-2S)-binding protein, coding for MAEICITVRYGAEKEEIVRITTDNPTGRTLQDLALDEGLSIGGACGGLGLCTTCRVQVVAGAEKLGKLTRAEKEFLSQGLLKDNERLACQISPTHDLSVIVEK
- the asnS gene encoding asparagine--tRNA ligase, which encodes MQAETLSRPVVSISHLGEHLGEVVVIKGWLYNIRSSGKLMFPEIRDGSGIVQGVVSKKDVSEQVWETCERLTQESSIIVTGEVSRHPKLPDTYELQIRDLELVHLAQGYPITPKEHGIEFLSDHRHLWLRSRRQWAIMRVRHEVINAIRDFFNAREFILVDSPIITPNAVEGTTTLFELDYFDLGKAYLTQSGQLYAEASAMAFGKVYTFGPTFRAEKSKTRRHLTEFWMVEPEMAYYDLEMNMNLAEELVEYVVQRTLERRKEELKLLERDLSKLEKVTRPFYRLSYTDAVKWLNEHNVKLIKKQEDGSELRIDFPWGEDFGAPQEEAIMQQFDKPCIIHRYPAAVKAFYMKRDPENPELALAMDMLAPEGAGEIIGGSQREDDYETLVQRIKEHNLPMQPFEWYLDLRRYGSVPHSGFGMGLERVVKWICGLEHIRETSPYPRMIYRNTP
- a CDS encoding RidA family protein → MSSVEQKLASMGITLPPVTKPLAAYTPAVQSGNMVYVSGQLPLVNGELVRPGGKGKVGAIVSKEDAKAAARICAINSLAALKSLIGDLDRVVRVVKLTVFVASESGFTEQPFVGNGASEFFKEVFGEKGEHARSAVGVAELPLGASVEVEAIYEVR
- a CDS encoding transcriptional repressor translates to MKTSVASSRSKKSAAKVVASTPTSSNPPSIAQVEEIFREFLRKKGYRVTPERSAILREIYADPGHFDADELFIKLKQKKYAISRATVYNTLDLLVECNLVSQNSFGHKHLHYERTYGYEHHDHIICNQCGEVFEFTCPQIEAQQEAVCRQFGFEIKQHTLQIFADCTKPDCERKKRATFGASN
- a CDS encoding TonB-dependent receptor, with the translated sequence MEHRTNPLAQLIALSVCLCFFFFTHLFPLFAQSTQPTGFGTLRGTVFESRVTLEQVSQSDSLGHLTTTTIRKRTALPVIGARVALRGTSYGAITDTAGFYQIKGIPRGTYDIIYSAQGYKTFVFKSITIKSDTITEIDMALSPIVSEASEITVTADRYERKLQELSLSVSILKPDFIVERNSNTLDEALRYVSGVSFTNQTPNIRASSGVSFGVGNRVQLLLDNVPFLAPDDGSARWDAFPVDFIERVEVIKGASSALYGSAGLGGTINIVTRNDFQNRTSLLTYVGLFDKPAFEIWQWSERARWQSGFELSHAQNFGKFCIYGSLTRRVSDSYRENADFRRWRLFTKATYQFSDAASLSLVGTFAEEQRGNGFFWRNIDAALLDGSPTKPRIASDNLIFAPTLNLKLSSLASLIVRNRFYRSRFEDTDGLTSLSSQLGTDAQLLIDFGKGFIVTGGVEGFLTDVRSNLYGNHSAVGAAIYLQSDLPLFKSLIASFGVRADGLSVNRESLIGRFNPRFGLNWTLGQHHTLRGNFGTAFRNPTISERFVATQTGFIQVQPNPSLRPESSMSFELGYLFSYSLPVELFRNFALTNVSLDVAAFSNVYDNLIEVRPTPAGFFSFQNITAANVLGYEISSTFAFNQRLLLLTLSYTHTNPIDYTDAANVRWLRYRHRRLFYVNAEANVGFLTLEWNYRFLSRFDTIDPELMLIVPDGNRLVDAHISDARLGTRFAFGTVGFVVNLMVRNLFNYNYVEQPGSLAPIRHFILQVRASV
- the msrA gene encoding peptide-methionine (S)-S-oxide reductase MsrA — protein: MQVFVLISLLFASFVLYSEAQTKPENALTMSQVTNGQTEVMTVGGGCFWCVEAVFQRVEGVLKVESGYAGGTVPNPTYQQVCTGTTGHAEVVQVTFDPKKISYKELLEIFFRTHDPTTPNRQGNDVGPQYRSIILYHSEAQRQIAEEVIRETNAAKIWRDPIVTEVVPFTVFYKAEAYHQNYYNQNRLRNPYCIFVIDPKVEKLRKEYKAKLKKEYAKD
- a CDS encoding 2Fe-2S iron-sulfur cluster-binding protein, producing MSASQTSTLGKPEAVTTPRHKVTFHFYNQPGVERVVEVDEGTTILEACMENAIRLQHNCGGACACSTCHVIIEKGMENLPEMSEEEEEQLDEAVGLTLKSRLGCQCRIYGDVTVFIPDQSIYLGH